Below is a window of Oncorhynchus clarkii lewisi isolate Uvic-CL-2024 chromosome 19, UVic_Ocla_1.0, whole genome shotgun sequence DNA.
agcccatgtcccttcacaggggcgggccactgattgagcagccctatcttatgaaaaaccaaatctctcattttagaagctaaaatcacatttcattccatcacaaataatttcatattcaaacatttaaattgaacaacaattctatgtgaatccgataactctgttgtgtagactttccactgtagagtttacgTCACctgatcattgatgagaatgtctcagatgacaaccgaactgacatcatattcattaagtaccaccgcatatgttcaattggtcggattaccagaatacagctcatttcccccaccttctgatgttcccagaatctcaatgttaaccaagggttttgcaaatgtaacctcagtagggtagagagaggaaaaaggggggaagaggtatttatgactgtcataaacctaccccccaggccaacgtcaggACAACTGTCTACATAGTCTTGTCCATGTAATCTTGTCTATTTGGTCTTGTctatgtatcaaatcaaatcaagtttatttatatagcccttcgaacatcagctgatatctcaaagtgctgtacagaaacccagtctgaaattccaaacagcaagcaatgcaggtgttgaagcacgttggctaggaaaaactccctagaaaggccaaaacctaggaagaaacctagaaaggaaccaggctatgaggggtggccagtcctcttctggctgtgccgggtggagattataacagaacatggccaagatgttcaaatattcataaataataggtctgggacatgTAGCTGcggcacggccaggtggactggggacagcaaggagtcatcatgccaggtagtcctgaggcatggtcctagggctagaaagagagaaaaagagaattagagagctcatacttaaattcacacaggacaccggataagacaggagaagtactccagatataacaaactgaccctagccccccgtcacataaactactgcagcataaatactggaggctgagacaggaggggtcaggagacactgtggccccatccaatgatacccccggacagggccaaacaggaaggatataacctcacccactttgccaaagcacagcccccacaccactagagggatatcttcaaccaccaacttaccattctgagacaaggccgagtttagcccacaaagatctccgccacggcacaacccaagggggggcgccaacccagacaggaagatcacatcagtgactcaacccactcaagtgacgcacccctcctagggacggcatgaaagagcaccagacTATGTCGTCTTGTCTACGTAGTCTTGTCTACGTAGTCTTGTCTATAAAATCTATGCCTTGGGATCCACCCTTTCTTTTACATTGGCTCTGATGCACTGAACCATGCACTGACACTACGCTATAAACTTCAAGCGAAGTTTCCAATGAGACACTACACCATTGCAATTAAATGTCTTAACTATGCAGGAGGCTGGTTCAACATGTGTTCTTCCATTTCAGATTCAATGGCCTTCTCTTTCTCAGAAAACATGACATTAGCTAAATGTTTTTAACAGATCATTCATAACATATCTTTCCAAAGGTGTGACCGTGTGAGTGATCATACTGATATTACTTGTAAAAAGAAGGGGTGATTTGGGACACGATCTCTCCTAGTAAGACAATAATATATCCATCCTGTTTGGAGACAATAATATCCAGTAGCCATATGAGAGGTTATCGAATAGGTTATTTATTCAAACGCATCAAAGTGGAAAAATACTAAAacctaaaactactactactacagtgaatCTCAAAGCCTCAGTATATAATATACAATATGAGCTTCAAAATGATGAAGCAGCTGTGCTCTGTCTTTTGATCACCTCACATCTCGTATGTTTCACCGTGACAACAGTATCAAATTAGTGAAAAAGATTGTGATTTGGCATCAAATAACAtaaatgtagtactgtagtagtcacTAGTAGTGAATCGTTATGCGTTGCTCATTTATTACTGTAACATGTAGTTGTGCTATTGTCAAGTGCACAATGAAAAAGTGACAAAGTTGCTTAGCAACAAACTAGTAGAAGCAACATTACAAAACATCCAAATAGTGTGTTCATATGATATTACAAAATTGCAAGTACGAAAATAAAATTCTAGATATCACTGGAAATTCCAGATTTAGAGTTTAACAGAGGCTAGCATTCTCCTGGGCACTAGCTCTAGTCACAGTCATGCCAAGTTAACCAATAGTCATAGTCATGCCAAGTTAACCAATAGTCATAGTCATGCCAAGTTAACTAATAGTCGTAGTCATGCCAAGTTAACTAATAGTCGTAGTCATGCCAAGTTAACTAATAGTCGTAGTCATGCCAAGTTAACTAATAGTCGTAGTCATGCCAAGTTAACTAATAATCATAGTCAATGCAAGTTAACTAATAGTCATAGTCATGCCAAGTTAACTAATCATCATAGTCAATGCAAGTTAACTAATAGTCATAGTCATGCCCAGTTAACTAATAATCATAGTCATGCCAAGTTAACTAATAGTCGTAGTCATGCCAAGTTAGCTAATAGTCGTAGTCATAGATGTCGCAATGTCAAACAACTGTCTCAGAGATTATGATCATGTCTAAACAACATTGCGTTTCAAAATttgacattcccaaaacattgtGCTATCTAAAATGGTTTTTCAGCCCCCAAGCAACAGTTTATCAATGCTAATTAATCTGATGCATAATGTTTGAGCAATCATAGTGCAACTGAAATATCTCAGAGGATGTTCACAGAAAAATACTGCACCCAATTTATATAGTGTTTCCAAGCCAGGAGGATAAATACCTCAGTCTACCTTTGGTCCGTCTGAGTCATTGATAATATTGTACACAATCCTAAACCCTTATCGTCTAGCTAACCACAGTATCTACAAATTAACTTGACCCGCTGGCTCAGTGGAAATGATGAGAAACCCTTATAACTTTTTTCTTGAATACACATGGAAAGAGTACatattaggaaagtattcagaccccttcccgttttccacattatgttacattacagccttattctaaaatggattaaattaaacattttcctcatcaatctacacacaataccccataatgacaaagtgaaaacaggttttacatttttttcctTCAACTTtataaaaaagaaaaaacagaaataccttatttacataagtattcagaccctttgctatgagaatcgaaattgagctcaggtgcatcctgtttccattgatgattctcgagatgtttcgacaacttcattggactccacctgtggtaaattcaattgattggacatgatttggaaaggcacacacctgtctatattaggtcccacagttgacaaggcatttcagagcaaaaaccaggccacgaggtcgaaggaattgtccgtagacgggattgtgtcgaggcacagacctagggaagggtaacaaaaaatgtctgcagcattgaaggtccccaagaacacagtggcctccatcattctgaaatggaagaagttaggaaccaccaagacttcctagagctgaccacccggccaaacaatcgggggagaagggtcttggtcaggcaggtgaccaagaacctgatggtcaccctgacagagctccagagttcctctgtggagatgggagaacattccagaaggataaccatctctgcagcactccaccaatcaggcctttatggtagagtggccagacggaagccactcgtcagtaaaaggcacatgacagcccacttggaatttgccaatAGGCACTAAAGGACTATcaaaacatgagaaacaagattctccggtctgatgaaaccaagattcaactctttggcctgaatgccagcaTCACTTCTGGAAGAAACCTTGCatcatccctactgtgaagcaatatggtggtagcatcatgctggggggtgtttttcagcagcaggtactgggagacttgtcaggatcgagggaaaaaccTGCTCAAGTGTGCTCAGGACCTCCGAATGGGGTGAATGAAGGTTCaccttgcaacaggacaatgaccctaagcacacagtcaagacaacacaggagtggctccAGGataagtctttgaatgtccttgagtgacccagacggagcccgaacttgaacccgattgaacatctctggagaaacctgaaaatagctgtgcagtgacactccccatccaacctgacagagcttgagaggatctgcagagaagaatgggagaaactccccaaatagaggctgtaattgctgttaAAGGTGTCAAAGGTTTTCAATTTGCAACATTTTCTACAAACCAgcttttgctttatcattatggggtattgtgtgtagattgagaaagaaaaacaacaacatttaatccattttagaataaggctgttatgtaactaaatgtggaaaaagtcaagggttctgaatactttccaaatgcactgtactgtacatgaatAGGTCcatctttctgaatgcactgtactgtacatgaatAGGTCcatctttctgaatgcactgtactgtacatgaatAGGTCcatctttctgaatgcactgtactgtacatgaatAGGTCcatctttctgaatgcactgtactgtacatgaatAGGTCcatctttctgaatgcactgtactgtacatgaatAGGTCcatctttctgaatgcactgtactgtacatgaatAGGTCcatctttctgaatgcactgtactgtacacgAATAGGTCCATTTAAGAGGCTGGGTCAAGAAGGCAATGTTCACCTCACAATTTATAATCCATATCTCAGTCTTTTCTTATTGGGCAAGTTCAGGTAGTCGATCCCTGTTTCAGTCAATTTTGtgccgtttggtgcctaatgaaatAAAACATGTTGTGCTCTAACTGCAGCATGTGGATGTGTTAGGGTAGTATGGTCCTTCCCCATTTGCCAGGCGTTAGGAGTAGATGGACCAGTAGATGATGTTGAACAGGACGTAGGAACCAGGGAAGACCATCCGTGAGTACTTGTCTATGGCATGGGTGTCTATCCAAATGTTCACATAGCCTGGCCTCTTTACCTGGCCCGTGAGCTGGGGATCCCCCAGAACCACCTGGGCAAACATCCTCTCCTGCCTGCCTCCGTTCTCCGGCATCCCATAGTTCCCTGCGGTGCCATAGTTCCCTATACTGTTGACGTCCATGGTGGTGTAACCAGTGATCTGGGGGTCGCACATGGCGTCGTCAGGGTTTCCGATGCCACATGTACACGGCAACTGCAGATAGCGGGGAGTAAAAAAGAGAAAGGTTGAATTAAAGGACAATACTTTGAAACTGCAAAACTTAAGTGGCTTTAAATCTACTGATGTCGAATGTATGTAGTAATTTTCGAGCTTAGGGCTTCTCAACAAGGTTGTTCGTGGCAGGAAAAGTTTTCAGGGGCTGTGTGAGTTAAaataggccatcagactgttaaacagccatcactaacattgagtggctgctgccaacatactgactcaactctagccactttaataatggaaaaatgtatgtaataaacaatgccactttatataatgtttacataccctacattactcatcttatatgtatatactgtactctataccatctactgcatcttgatgtaataaatgtatcactagccacttggaacaatgccactttatataatgtttacataccctcatctcatatgtatatactgtactctataccatctactgcaacttgcctatgccgttcagccatcactcattcatatatttttatgtacatattcttattccttcctttacacttgtgtaaaGTTGTGTAGTTGttttgaaattgttaggttagattacttgttagatattactgcatggtcggaactagaagcacaagcatttcgctacactcgcattaacatctgctaaccatgtgtatgtgacaaataacatttgatttgatttgatttcctccTGAGGCATCTTATGCAGTTTCATTTCCACATGCCACAACATTTGGCATATAGAGAAATATACAGCATGCAAAGTTGTTCACCAGAGGTAGTCCTAAAAATAAAAGTACACAGAAAAGCAGAAAAACATTTTAtgtaaatgaaatgaaataaactgTACCCTCTCTCTTAgtttcctctctttcctttcctgcACGGTAGAGAGGTAGTTGACCGCGGCATACTCTATGACCGAGAGGAAGACAAACACGAAACTGACCCACAGGTAAATGTCCACCGCTTTGATGTAGGACACTCTGGGCATGGAGGCGTTGACTCCAGTGATGATGGTGGACATGGTGAGCACTGTGGTGATACCTGGACAGAGTCAAAAGACATTAGAGACAGTTACCCAGACAGATCTCCATTGAAATAGCTTTTTAGTCCAGGTCTTGGCTTGATTTTTTACAGTTGATGTCAATCTTTATTTGGGGCACTGTTGAGACCAAACAAACTTCACAATCACTGTTGGAAAGACACCAAGACTGTACTATATCTCAAATAAAACATGGAAATATCAATTTAGCCTAGAGCCAATAAAACATCCTGGTCCTTCTGGCAAAGGCCTTTCCTACCCAAAGGGACCCTAGCGGGGACGGCCCGGCGGTCAATCCAGAAGGAGACCCAAGACAGCATGACCATGAGGGTGGCTGGGAAGTAGGTCTGGAGCAGGAAGAAGAAGACGTGACGTCGCAGGGTGAAGTGGATGTACAGACGGTTGTACCAGCCTGAGAAGAAAAAAGAAACACAGCTGATATTCTACACAGAGCCAGTCCTTTTCACCTGTTTCCATTCCCATAGTGCAGGGGTCTGAAACTCACGACCAGCGGGCCAAATGTGGCCAGCAAGGCAATTTAATGTGGCCCACGGTCGTCTTTGTAAATACAACTATGGGCTATAACGTGTCTTTGTAATGTCTAATCAATCTGTGACTTCAGGGTTACCTGTACTGCTATAGAAGGCCAGCTTTGTAGTGGTGTGAAACTTCTGGATAAGGAACTGGGATAAAGATATCCTCTCGTCTGTGTTCAGTGACTCGTTGCCTTTCTTCCAGTACAGCATGAGGTCATCGTCCGTGTATGCATCTGACGAGAGAATGTTCAAAAACCCCAATGAATACCTCATATAAATATGATTGCTTATCTTTGATCATGTGATAAAAACATAATCAAATGTCATCAGAGATGTGTAGGTAAATAGTAAAGTTGAGAGGTGCACTCACAGCTCTCTATTTCCAGCGAGCAGGTCTGTGTGTCTAGAGGAAAGCGACTCAGGTCCATGTTGCACATGGCCGTGACCGTGACCCTGTGAGAACAAAAGTGGCATCAGAGCCTGACTTATGCCTGACCAGAATTTAATATGGATATAAAGTGATGATTATAATTGTGAATTGCTTTGATTGTTTGTGTTGCCTTTATGCTGAGCTGTAGCTGAAATGGATCAGTATGCCTATTATAAGCTCACTTGAATAAGGTATGAAACAGAAAATGCCAGGTATCAGaagtttttatctcaatatcaaatcatttctgggcaTCAATTAAGTACCTTATTGTAAAGGTTCTTCATAATAAtggtaaaaaagaaagaaaatagcTTTTGAGCAAAAAACTATTTCTTATTAAGCTGTACTTTTGCTAGGTCTGAGCAGAGCGGGAAAGGGCACCAAAGCAGTGCATTAACCACAGTTAGGATTGTGGTGCGGAGATCAATTCACCAGAGTGGAGGAGCCTGATGGGAGTGATATGTAACCTTAAAACTAGCTTTTATTGGGAGTGAAGTTTGGaattctctttgttattggtctattaatttATGCCGCTTGATGATTTATCACCAAGCAAGCCAAAACTCCACCCATgcaaaacctgctgattagaatgTCCTATGTAGAAATAACACTGATTACATTTTTCATACTTTGaaagtgttagtttcatcagctggtgtacaaatatggtacaaaacacaggaaaacaGAATTTTAAATCTACCGGGCCTTTAACAAAAAGTATTTGTAGTTAAAATAATTTAACAAAACATTGTTGTTGGGGATTGAGACTGCTTTTTCAATGTCAACTCCATGTTGGTGATCTAGGTCTAATTGCTAGGAGTCTACAGAATGTTATATCCGATGTCTCTGAAGGTTACATGAGGTCTCTATTTGGCGGCTGTCTTGTTTACAATTGGACTGGTGTTGATTAAATCTGTTCAATGAAGAACACTGGCAAGGGAACGGAAAATGTTTGTCATACAGTCCTGATTATAACTGTGTTGTCCACCTGTCTCATTAAACGGCTGTCACTAAAAGGTCCTAACTTTGTCAGACAAATTATGTCATGCACCACCAGATCTATCTTTATATCATCCATTCAATGAACTCATTGTCCAATTTAACAACCAAGGAGGGTTGCACACACAGGATCTGACATTTATAATTACTAAGTAGCATGTTCAATAGCTTTGTTTTGCTGTCCAACAAATAGGCCTCCTTCATATGCCTCGATAAGTCAACTGGAAAAGGATTTCAGCACTAAATCCAACACCCTTGAGGGTTAGTTATCAAACCAAGGTGGTGTTCAGCTAGCACAAAAACGTTCCGAAACGGGGTGCTATCGGTacctgtccaataagaaacgcttgtTTCCGTGTTCCGTTGCAAAACCTTTTGCTATGGTGTTCCCCTTTAAGCAGGATTtaccaaactcagtcctgggacCCCCctgtgtgcacattttgtttttttcccccagctTAGCACTACacggctgattcaaatgatcaaagcttgagttggttatttgaatcagcggtGTAGTGGGGGGGGCGATGAAACAACTGAGGGAAGCGAAGTGGGTGGGGGACCGTTGGGCAACACAAGCATAGATACTTCAGCTTTATAGCCCCTGTAATGTGTCTGGGTTTACCCTTCTGTCTGTGGCAACACTGCAGCTCCATTGTATGCGTTGCGTTGCCATTAGTGTTGCGTCAATGTGACATTCTACATGCTACACAGAGACGTTTtctcaccaccaaatatggtagtgagaggaagacCAGTCATGGGCAGTGGGAGAGGATGGGAGTAGGTAAAACTGGCCCGACATTTAgcacattttctcatcgatgaaacatctGATCTCaattaatatttctgtttccaaaacCAGAATATAATACGAATCCAGTGCACATAGTTTTATACACTTGACGCTTTGCCAAAGTAAAACAAAAGGCGTTGTTTAAAAGGAGTGCAATGCCAAATTGAATTTGTGCACACGCACACTTCACAGAGGTGTTCCATAACAGAAATTCACATTTTTATAAACTTTTATTTGTTTAGGGTAGCCCAATTGAGACCATGGTCGCATTCCCAATGGTGCCCTGAGTACAAACATTTTCTCATAACAGGAAAAACAATTCACATTACAATTAAAACAAGATTAATACAAATAACCACAAGGCACAACCTCAACACAACTATTTTAACAAATAAACCACTACAATCAATCGAAACAACTAAACTGCCCTAGTAGCACCAAGGAATCAATTTGAAATGAATTTTGTAGGTGATTCCAACACTGGAGGGTACTAAAACTAAAAGAGGATTTACCTAAATTGGTCAAGACCAGAGGGACCTCAAGAGTTAAATCCTGCGAGCGGGTTTGGTTGCTCATTCTTTTATACGTTAGCAACGAAGTTAGGTAAGttgtaagcttgtgtagtagggctttgtaaacaaaaagggAGTAATTCATTGATCTATGGGACTTTCATGGGGGatcagccaaccttttgatacaggatgcagtggtgAGTATTAAACCTGTCACCAGTGATAAAACATATGGCACTTCAGCATCCAAAGGTTTACGAGTAGTGGCTGCTGCAATCTGGTAAACGGTGTCATCCTAATCAAGAACTCGCAGGAAAGTTGACTGCAATCTGCTTTCTGCTACTTAGGGAAAAACAAGCCCACTTTAAATCTTAGCTTTTTAACTAGTTCAAAAGTATTTTTCAATCCAAATGCCCAGATATTTGTAGGCGGGAACCCGATTAATGGGAGAACCATCCAATgaatatgtcacgccctgatctgtttcacctgtccctgtgatagtctccaccccctccaggtatcGCTTATTTTcctcagtgtatttatccctgtgttacctgtctctctgtgctagttTGTCTTGTAtctttagtcaagtcaaccagcgtgtttttccccgtactccttttctattctcttttgctagtctTCTCGGTTTTAAccactgcctgactctggactactttcctgcctgcctgatcatcctgcctgccctgaccttgaatctgcctgcctttcggtacctattggactctgatctggtcgCAACCTTTTGCCTGTACACGACCattcttgcctacccctttttggattaataaacattgtaagactccaatcatctgcctcctgtgtctgcaccTGGGTCTCGCCTTGTACCTTGATAGAATACATATGTAGTCCATCTGAAACATTGAAGGACTAcagaaaaacatgtatttagtTTTGCCTGAATTAAGTCCAATTTTTAAACAAACCAGGGCTTTCTGTAAAGTAAGAAGACCAGATTGCAGCTCTAACATAGCCTGGTCAGCAGTTGGGTCAATGGCATATATATAACAATGTCGTCTGCATTCAGATGAATATTACAAATTTTAACAGATAGACCAATATTATTTATATCAATTTATATCAATGGTAAAAAGTACTGACCCCTGTGGTACAGTTTTTGTGATAACCAGGAAACTAGACTTAACGCTATCAAAGATCACACATTTAGTCCTGTCTGACAGATACTTTTCAAACCACTTGCAAGAAGCCTGATCCAGGCCTATTTCAGTCAACCTCTGAATAAGAATGTGATGGTCATTGGTATTGAAGGCCTTGGAAAGGTCTATAAATAAGGCAGCACAATGATTTTTATGATCCAAGCagtttaacacatcatttaaaaCAAGTGTTTCCGCTGAAACCGTGCTATGTCCAGGTCAAAAACCGGGTTTGTGCACATTAAGAACAGAGTGAGAAGTTTAAAAAGTTCTTAGGGAAAAGTTATTCAGAGATTCGAAGACTTTGGAAAGGCAAGAATTTGGAAATTGGACCGTAGTTATCTAAGTGAGAAGGATCTCCACCTTTATGTAAGGTGAGGACATGCGCCGCTTTCCAGATCTTAGGGATAACGCCAGAAACATTAGTCAAGTAAAAAATAATGGTCAGTGGTTGTACAATTAGTGGTGCAGAGAGAGCTCCATTAAGAACACATGCTACAACAtaccaataggatctcgctagcttgtGCTTGGCTTTTCctacctccttgcttgttctgcacACAATGCGTTATTTGCACCCACTGTAAACGCCACAGATTAACTTTCTTCGCGAAGTTGTAA
It encodes the following:
- the LOC139374335 gene encoding gamma-aminobutyric acid receptor subunit rho-1-like, coding for MCTMQVDTVLVLFCVCLMGVSGRSAHQRGDKLETYKQSRSRRETSRMDDGGAHSKTASPILKRGPDMTKSPMTKSEQLLRIDDHDFTMRPAFGGPPIPVGVDVQVESLDTISEVDMDFTMTLYLRHYWKDERLSFTSTNNQSMTFDSRLAKKIWVPDMFFVHSKRSFIHDTTTDNVMLRVYPDGNVLYSLRVTVTAMCNMDLSRFPLDTQTCSLEIESYAYTDDDLMLYWKKGNESLNTDERISLSQFLIQKFHTTTKLAFYSSTGWYNRLYIHFTLRRHVFFFLLQTYFPATLMVMLSWVSFWIDRRAVPARVPLGITTVLTMSTIITGVNASMPRVSYIKAVDIYLWVSFVFVFLSVIEYAAVNYLSTVQERKERKLRERLPCTCGIGNPDDAMCDPQITGYTTMDVNSIGNYGTAGNYGMPENGGRQERMFAQVVLGDPQLTGQVKRPGYVNIWIDTHAIDKYSRMVFPGSYVLFNIIYWSIYS